The following DNA comes from Tachypleus tridentatus isolate NWPU-2018 chromosome 9, ASM421037v1, whole genome shotgun sequence.
TATAATTATGCAAGTGAAATTTTAACTTGGTGTATTGCTTCAGAACTATGTTAAATATCCTAAACTGGACAAACATCTgaagatattttaagaattatGTCCAATAACATTATTAATGGATAAATGAATTTTAACATTTACGAACTTGTGATTTTAGTTACGTTCATCTaatcaaactattaaaataatcattaatttttacGTAACCTTTTTAGttctatttgtatatttaactttattttgtcggaaattattatttaaaatacaaaatcctGGTTTAAAACATATGTACAGATGTACCAagagataattttatattaaaataataaactgtcaaaACAGACCGATCATCAATACCAAGATTTATATACGACATATTTTCTATTACAAACATTGAAGACCGTTTTATATTTGTCCTTAGAAAGGGATTAGGATGAAACCGTGAATATCTCGTTTTCAATTCTTCAGAAATATACACTAACAACAAAATCTGAGAAGTGTAGTGCTTTATTgtattaataagatatattaagaaataagttaatacaaatagacataattaatagtttaatttttattcgcAGCATCTTTCTCGACATCGAACTGTGAACATGAAAACATCTGTCAAGACATTCAGTTTTAAAAAGTTCAAGAATATTCCTGGAATTGGAATTATTTTCGGAATGACATCAGGATTCACGTATTCTCTGGCGATCCTGAATTTGAAGCTGGTATCAGAAATTATTACGGCTCAATTTCTGGTAACTCAAGCTCTTATCCAATGgggaatttataatgtttttattatttattcgaaAGCCAATTACATCGGAGAGAAAGGAGAaagaactattttgttttttagagctTTATTTGATGGAATAGTTAAAGCCCTAATGATATACTGTATTCATTGGCTCCATCTTGCGGATGCTTCGACAATCTCTTCCTCTTCTCCACTGTTCATTAGTTTGCTTGTTCACTTGGTTTTGAGAGAACCTTGTGGGGCTTACAATGTATTCGTCTTAATGCTGACGATGACGGGCATTGTTTTAATTATCAGACCAACGTTTATCGTAGGAACGTTTCAAGATATTCGGTACGTAAGTAATCGGTGTAAAGGAATTACGGTTGGATTTTCTGCGTGTCTATTGAAAGCTTGTTCCTATTCAATGGCCCGTAAACTTCAAAAAACACCACCTCAAGTTGTGGTTGCCATTATGTCTACATTTAGCCTAGTTGTGGGAATCTTTCTACTGTTTTTGTTCGAAGAAATTCAAATATCATCTTGTAGTGAAAGCAGTGTTCTTGTTGCGAGTTCTGGAATCATTGTGACTCTGAATCAACTCCTCACCATAACAGCCTTACAAGTGGAAAATGCTGGATCAGTGT
Coding sequences within:
- the LOC143227521 gene encoding solute carrier family 35 member G1-like produces the protein MTFFKHLLRHTTVDMKTSDQTFSFKKFKTVPGIKIILGMTSGFMYSLAILNLKLVSEISSAQFLHLSRHRTVNMKTSVKTFSFKKFKNIPGIGIIFGMTSGFTYSLAILNLKLVSEIITAQFLVTQALIQWGIYNVFIIYSKANYIGEKGERTILFFRALFDGIVKALMIYCIHWLHLADASTISSSSPLFISLLVHLVLREPCGAYNVFVLMLTMTGIVLIIRPTFIVGTFQDIRYVSNRCKGITVGFSACLLKACSYSMARKLQKTPPQVVVAIMSTFSLVVGIFLLFLFEEIQISSCSESSVLVASSGIIVTLNQLLTITALQVENAGSVSVAQTLNIITAFLFDIFILNTMETWYSIFGAVLIFVGVLLTTLRKVN